A segment of the Aridibaculum aurantiacum genome:
TGGTTCAGCAGAACAATACTTTCTTTTAGTGCTGCAGAAAAAGGTACATATTACAAGTCAAGTCTTGTTTAAAGATTATGGTTGTAGTTCCTACTTTTCAACAAAGCTGGCTTAGGCTTTGAAGATAAACCTATGTATACTGCTCATTGTATAATATTGCAGCTGTGAAGAAGTTTGAAGATACTTACCAGCATAAAGGTTTACGCAGGCAATTGGTAAACCTTTTACGTGAGAAGGGCATTACAGATGAAAATGTTCTTTCTGCCATCAATAATATTCCACGTCATTATTTCCTTGATTCTGCTTTTGATAAGATAGCTTACGAAGACAGGGCTTTTCCCATAGGTGAAGGACAGACCATTTCGCAGCCTTATACAGTTGCCTACCAGTCGCAGTTGCTGCAGGTAAAGCCTTACGATAAAATACTGGAAATAGGAACCGGAAGCGTGTACCAGGCATCTGTATTAGCAGAGATGGGTGCTAAGGTATTCACCATAGAACGCCAGAAGAAGTTGTACGATCACAACAAGAATTTTTGCCTGAAAACTAAGTACCACAACATCAAATTCTTTTACGGTGATGGCTTCCTTGGATTGCCTACGTATGCACCTTTCGATAAAGTGATCATTACTGCTGCGGCACCATTCATTCCTCCAAGGCTTATTGAGCAACTTAAAGTTGGTGGCTTGATGGTTATACCTGTTGACGTAGGGCCTTTTCAGCAAATGCTTCGCCTTACTAAGTTGGCAGACGGTTCATATGCTGAAGAACGGTTTGATAATTTTTCTTTTGTTCCTATGCTTGAAGGCAAGAACGGCGGCTAAAACTTTTCACTACATATACCATACATGGTTTGGCTGTACCGCCAGGTAAACCACATCGCCTCGGTGTACAGAAGTATCATTGGTTTGCACAACCAACGGATGACCACCTATTGAAACTTCCAGTTCGGTATACCTGCCGTGAAAATGTACTGCGTCAACAGTGCCTCTTATGCCATCACTGTCATTGGTCAGCAACAGGTGCTCCGGGCGGATCATGATATTATCCCAGCGGAGCTGCATACCAGGCAAACGCGAGAAAGCCTGCACCTGTCCAAGCGTAAGGATGTTATACCTGCCAAACAAACCGGCAGTATATTCATCTGCAGGTTGATTGTAGATAAGGCTTGGCGCGCCTTGCTGTACTATCCGCCCATCCTTCATCACGATGATCTCGTCTGCCCAGACCAGTGTATCTGCCGGCTCATGCGATACCATCATGCACGTGATCTGCAGTTGCCTGCTGATGGCGTTGATCACCTGCTTCATGGTATTCTTGTGCACCATATCAAGATTGGAAAACGGTTCATCGAGCAACAGTAGCTTTGGCGTATTGATGAGCAGGCGTGCAATTGCTATTCGTTGTTTTTCTCCACCTGAAAGTTGATCTGTTCTTCTTTTCAGCAGGTGGTTTATCTGGCAGATAGTGAAGATAGTGGCAGCATCGTGTGCAGGTAATTTAGTAGCCATTTCCAACACTTCTTCTACACGGTAGTTATTGCGCAATTCAAAATGTTGAGACAGGTAAGCAATGGAAGGATGCCCCGGAAGAAGTTGTTCTAAAGGTCCTTTTACGCGCACATCTTCAAAGAGAACAGTACCTGCATCAGGCTGAATAATCCCGGCTATGATTTTCAATAAAGTACTCTTGCCCGAGCCCGTTTCGCCGGCTATGGCTATTTGCTGAAACTTTGCCTGGTTGAAGTGAATATTCTGCAGAATAAATGCCTGGTCCTTCTGTTTGGAGATGCCTGAAACACGTAAAAAACTCATAATCGCCAAAAGTAAACGAACGCAACAAATGCAGCAGTTTTTTGTTGTAGATATTCCTATAGAAATCTTACCAGGTAAGGTTACCTGATGATAATTAGGAGCAACGTGAGCAGTATACCGTATTTTTACCAATCCATTTTGATTATGAAGAACCCTTGTTGATTATGAAGATTACCAAATACCTCTTGTTGTTTACACTATTGGGCTGCACAGCTACCAGGTCTACCACTCCGGATAATAAACATTCGTTGCTTGTGCAGGGAAAAATGTATGCTGCGTTTTTCCAGCAACATGCTGCTGAATACCGGGCATTGTGTTACCAGGCTTTCAATATAGCCCGTGTAAGAGTAGATGCATGGAAACCTGGCACACGACCAACAGCTATTGTTACGGATGTAGATGAAACCATACTGGACAACTCACCTTATGCAGTTCATCAAACCTTGCGCGGAACCGATCATACACCGCAGGAGTGGGAGGCATGGACAGCGATGGCGCAATGTGATACCATACCTGGCTCTCTTTCTTTTTTACAATATGCTGCATCAAAAGGCATTGAGATTTTCTACTTAACCAATAGAGAAGAGTCTGAAAAGGAAGGAACATTAAAAAACCTTCGCCAGTTCAATTTCCCTAATGCTGATGAAGAACACTTGCTTTTGAAACGTGCTACCAGCAAGGAGGCAAGAAGAAATAAGGTTTTGCAAACGCATGATATTCTCTTGCTGATGGGTGATAATCTTTCTGATTTCGCTTCTTTATTTGACAAGCGCCAGCCTGCTGAAAGAAACGGTAATACAGATAAAGTATCGTATGAGTTCGGTAACAGGTTTATTGTATTACCCAATACAACCTACGGTGATTGGGAGAATGCTATCTTGAACTACAACTATAATCTTACAATACCTCAAAAGGATTCGGTTATCAGGAAATCGTTGAGAGGATATAAATAATTCAAAAGGCAAAAGTCAAAAATTAGAAAGTAAAAAGAAAAAGTAAGAAAGGAGAGTGATAACATTCTCATACTTACTTTTTCAGTTGTTTACAAATAAGCTGTTTCTCATCTCACCGCGGCTTCCCTGTTGTACTTGCTTTTGTAGGCCAATGGTGACAGGCCGGTGAATCGTTTGAAAGTAGTGCGGAATGCTTTAGGATCTGTATAGCCTACATTGTACATCACATCGTTTACATTCTCACGGCTTTTCTCCAGGCTCATTTTGGCGGCCTCTATTTTTACGCGCTGTATATATTCCACAACCGTATTGGATGTAGCTTTTTTAAAGCGGCGTTCAAGGTTTCTTCTTCCTATTGCAAACTTGGTTGCCAGTTGGTCTACCGTTATTTTTTGTTGGAAATTTTT
Coding sequences within it:
- a CDS encoding 5'-nucleotidase, lipoprotein e(P4) family is translated as MKITKYLLLFTLLGCTATRSTTPDNKHSLLVQGKMYAAFFQQHAAEYRALCYQAFNIARVRVDAWKPGTRPTAIVTDVDETILDNSPYAVHQTLRGTDHTPQEWEAWTAMAQCDTIPGSLSFLQYAASKGIEIFYLTNREESEKEGTLKNLRQFNFPNADEEHLLLKRATSKEARRNKVLQTHDILLLMGDNLSDFASLFDKRQPAERNGNTDKVSYEFGNRFIVLPNTTYGDWENAILNYNYNLTIPQKDSVIRKSLRGYK
- a CDS encoding protein-L-isoaspartate(D-aspartate) O-methyltransferase, with the translated sequence MKKFEDTYQHKGLRRQLVNLLREKGITDENVLSAINNIPRHYFLDSAFDKIAYEDRAFPIGEGQTISQPYTVAYQSQLLQVKPYDKILEIGTGSVYQASVLAEMGAKVFTIERQKKLYDHNKNFCLKTKYHNIKFFYGDGFLGLPTYAPFDKVIITAAAPFIPPRLIEQLKVGGLMVIPVDVGPFQQMLRLTKLADGSYAEERFDNFSFVPMLEGKNGG
- a CDS encoding ABC transporter ATP-binding protein codes for the protein MSFLRVSGISKQKDQAFILQNIHFNQAKFQQIAIAGETGSGKSTLLKIIAGIIQPDAGTVLFEDVRVKGPLEQLLPGHPSIAYLSQHFELRNNYRVEEVLEMATKLPAHDAATIFTICQINHLLKRRTDQLSGGEKQRIAIARLLINTPKLLLLDEPFSNLDMVHKNTMKQVINAISRQLQITCMMVSHEPADTLVWADEIIVMKDGRIVQQGAPSLIYNQPADEYTAGLFGRYNILTLGQVQAFSRLPGMQLRWDNIMIRPEHLLLTNDSDGIRGTVDAVHFHGRYTELEVSIGGHPLVVQTNDTSVHRGDVVYLAVQPNHVWYM